From the Streptococcus halotolerans genome, the window CATTTCGTGTTCGTCCACATTGTCTACGGAAACAGGGCGGAAGGTACCGAGTCCAACATGAAGGGTAAGATAGACTAACTTGACGCCTTTAGCTTGTATTTTTTTCAACAGTTCAGGTGTGAAATGAAGACCAGCTGTCGGGGCAGCAGCAGAGCCATTTTCCTTAGCATAAACCGTTTGGTACCGGTCGCGGTCATCTAATTTTTCATGAATATAGGGAGGTAGTGGCATCTCACCTAGACTTTCAAGAACTTCTAGGAAAATCCCATCATATGAAAAGCGAACGATACGACCTCCGTGATCAAGTTCTTTAATGATTTCTGCCATGAGGCGCCCATCACCAAAAGACACTTTTGTTCCAACTTTGAGCCGTTTAGCGGGTTTGGCAAGGACTTCCCAGTCATCACCAGCTGTGTTTTTTAACAGGAGAAACTCGACGTGCCCATGAGTATCAGTTTTTTCGCCATAAAGACGAGCAGGGAGGACGCGCGTGTTGTTCAAGACCAAAGCATCACCAGGGTTTAGCTCGTCAATGATGTGATCGAAGTGAGTATCTGTCATTTCTTTGCTTACTGGATCTAAAACGAGCAGTTTGGAGCTATCGCGTTTTTCTAGAGGCGTCTGTGCAATCAGTTCTTCAGGTAAATCAAAATCAAAATCCTTAGTATTCATAAGTCTCCTTTAATGTTTTGTCATTCTTATCTCTTGAAACAGCATTCTTATTGTAACACTTGTTTCTAGATTTGTTTAGTCATAGGGTTAGAATTCTTATCTTGACAAAAATTGGTATATACCATATAATGAAAGTATCAATTGATATAGACCAATAACAAAGGAGTTCAAAATGAAAGTCATTACTGTAAAAAATGCTCAAGAAGGTGGCAAACTTGCTTTTACATTGTTGAAAGAAAAGATGGCACAAGGTATTCAAACATTAGGTTTGGCAACAGGTTCAACTCCTGAAACCTTTTATCAAGAAATCCGTCAGTCTGATTTGGATTTTTCAGAAATGACCAGTATCAATCTTGATGAGTACGTCGGCTTAGATCAAGCAAGTGACCAATCCTATGCTTATTTTATGAAAGAGCATCTCTTTGATGCTAAACCGTTCAAAATGACTTATTTGCCAGATGGTAAGGCTACAGACTTAGAAGCAGCAGCCAAAGACTATGACCGGATTATTGCTGAAAATCCAATCGATTTCCAAATCTTAGGTATTGGTCGAAATGGTCATATTGGCTTTAATGAGCCAGGGACATCTTTTGATCAGACGACTCATGTGGTAGATTTGGCACCCTCGACTATCGAAGCCAATAGTCGCTTCTTTGATAGTATTGATGATGTTCCAAAACAAGCCATGTCAATGGGGATTGCCTCAATCATGGCTTCAAAAACCATTGTTTTAGTAGCCTTTGGATCTGAAAAAGCTGATGCCATCAAGGAAATGGTGGAAGGCCCAGTTACAGAAGAGCTACCAGCTAGTGTTCTTCAAAAACATGATGATGTCATTGTCATTGTAGATGAAGCTGCAGCTAGCAAATTAGCATAATCAAAAACCCAGTCTGAAAAAATCAGGCTGGGTTTTAGGATGTCTTAAAGTGACCAATCAATGTCTGGGCCAACTGGAATGATACCATTGGGATTGATGGTTTTGTGGCTGCCGTAGTAGTGGGTCTTGATATGATCAAAATCAACCGTATCAGCTATTCCAGGGAGGTTGTAAATACGTTTGGTGTATTGCCATAAATTAGGGTAGTCGATTAAGCGTTTTAGATTGCACTTGAAATGACCAAAGTAAACAGGATCAAATCGCACTAGGGTTGTAAAGAGTCTGATATCTGCTTCAGTCATTCTGTCACCGACCAACCACTCCTGAGTTTCCAGATGCCTTTCAAGGTTATCAAGTCCAGCAAAGAGGTTTTGTAGTTCTTTTTCGTAAACGGTTTGTTCTGTGGCAAAACCAGTTTTATAAACCCCGTTGTTAACTTTATCATAGACTAGACTATTGATGTCGTCGATATCAGTCTGATATTCTTTAGGATAATAGTCGTCAGTATTTCCGGTAATATCATTAAAGGCTGTGTTAAACATGCGAATGATGTCAGATGACTCATTGCTGACAATAGTTTGGGTTTTCTTATCCCATAGGACTGGCACGGTCACACGACCAGAATAGTTAGGATCAGCTTTTAAATACACTTGGTACAGGTATTGACTATTGAAAAGACTATCAGATATAACACCTGGATAATCTTCAAAAGTCCAACCATTGTCTAGCATGTAGGGATTAACAACAGACAGGGAAATATGGTCTTCTAAATCCTTCAATCGGCGCATGATTAGCGTTCGACTTGCCCAAGGACAAGCGAGAGAAATATAGAGATGGTAGCGACCAGACTCAGCCTTAAAGCCAGCTTTACCAGTCGGACCAGCACTACCCTCAGCCGTTATCCAGTTGCGAAATTGAGCCTTGGAACGAACGAATTTACCTCCTGTTGACTTAGTGTCATACCATTTATCCTGCCATTTGCCCTCTACTAAAAGTCCCATTTATTTCCTCCTTTATATGTTACTAACTAGTATTATATCATTATCTGAACGCAATGGCTAATGAAATTATCTCAGATGATCTTAGCTCGACACTGTGATTGCTAGCTTATTTTAGATGATTTACGATAAGCAAAGACTTCAGTTTGAGAAATAGCATCGAATTAACAGGTATTAATAAAAAAATATCGATAACGACTGTATTGAGACATATTGTCCTATCTTTTTCGAATGAATAGGTAGGAGGAGATATGTTAATTGCAAAGACAGTTGATGGACGATTAGCCAGGGCATTTGATAATGACCTAAATGAAACGCACTATTATTGCCCTGCTTGTTTAGGTCCTGTCCATTTCAAAAAGGGGGCGATTAAAACTTGGCATTTTGCACATCTATCGACTCAAAACTGTCAATTTAGTTTTGAAAACGAATCGGCTGAACATTTATCTTTAAAAGCTAAGCTTTTTACTTCCTTATCTCAGAATCATCAAGTAGCCATTGAACACTATTTTTCTAAATACCAGCAAATAGCAGATGTTTTTGTCGCACCTAAGTTGGTGTTGGAAGTTCAGTGCTCACCAATCAGTAATCAGAAGTGGGCAGAGCGAACAAAGGCATACCAGTATCAAGGGCTCTATCCCATTTGGCTCTTTGGAGAAAAGTTGTGGTTGAAGAAACGTTTATCACCTTTTCAAAGAACGGTTCTCTCTTATAGTGATCGACTTGGTTTTTATTTTTGGGAGTTGGACAATGCTAAAGAAGAATTACGATTGCACTATTTGATCCATGAAAAATTGGATGGAGAGCTGGTCTATTTGACGAAAACGTGTTCATTCTCTGATGACATCATGACCTTGTTACGATTTCCTTTTCAAAAGAAGAAGCTTGTCAGTTTGACTTGTTCGGGTATGACAAATCCTCAACAGTTCATTCAAAAGCAGCTGTTTTACAAAAATCCAAAATGGTTAAAAGAGCAGGAATTGGCTTATCAGCGCGGTGACAATTTGTTAATGCAAGAGACTGACTTTTTCTTCCCACAAATCAAACCACCTCAAATTAGCAGTCAAAATTATTCAGAGCATGAAAAAATTGAGCGCTATTTTAAGCAGTTTGAGCGCTATTATAAAAATCAACGGTTGAAAACTTCTCAGACCCTGTATCCACCCTACTTTTATGATAAAATGGTAGAAAAACAGACAAGGAGAACAACATGACTGATAATCGTAGCCATCTGAAAAAAGAAGAAACCTGGGATTTGACTACCATTTTTGAAACGGATGAGGCGTGGGAAGCAGAGCGCCAAGCGTTAGAAAACGATTTGAAAGCTTCTCAAAGTAATGCAGGCCACCTTTTGGATTCAGCTAAGAGTTTATTGCGTATTACGGAAACTGCTCTAGAGTTGATGCGTCGTTTAGAGAAACTATATGTGTACGCATCTATGAAAAATGATCAAGATACAACGATTGCAACTTATCAAGAGATGGAAGCAAAAGCGACAGCCTTATCGTCACTTTATAGTCAGACCTTTGCTTTTTATGAACCTGAATTTTTGACCATGTCAGAGCAGCAACTAGAAGACTATAAGGCAGAAGAGCCTGGCCTTCTTTCTTATGATCATTATTTTGAAAAATTATTAGCCACTAAAGATCATGTCTTGCCGAAAGAGGCTGAAGAATTATTGGCAGGTGCCTCTGAGATTTTTGGTTCTGCTGCTGAAACCTTCTCTATCTTTGATAATGCTGATGTGACCTATCCTTGGGTTACCAATGATGAGGGAGACCTTGTGGAATTAACCCATGGTAATTTTATTAGCCTTATGGAATCTAAAAATCGAGAAGTTCGTAAAGGTGCCTATGATGCTTACTATGGTGTTTATGAGCAGTTCCAACACACCTATGCTAAAACCTTACAAACCAATGTCAAGGTTCATAATTACCAAGCGAAAGTTCGTGGGTATGAATCAGCTCGCCATGCCGCTCTTTCGGCTAATTTCATTCCTGAAGAGGTTTACGATACCTTACTGGCAGTTGTGAATAAGCACTTGCCACTCTTACATCGTTACATGAAGTTACGCCAAGAGTTACTGGGTCTTGATGATCTCAAGATGTATGACGTTTATACGCCGCTTTCAGAGCATGATATGGCTATTACTTATCCAGAAGCACTTGAAAAATCTCGTCAAGTCTTGACAGTGTTTGGTAAAGATTATAGTGATCGCGTTGATCGTGCCTTTTCAGAGCGCTGGATTGATGTTCATGTTAATAAGGGCAAGCGCTCAGGAGCATATTCGGGTGGTTCATACGATACCAATGCCTTTATGCTGCTCAACTGGCAGGATACTTTAGATAATCTTTATACCTTGATTCATGAAACAGGCCATAGCTTACATTCAACTTTTACTCGTGAAAATCAACCCTATGTCTATGGGGATTACAGCATTTTCTTGGCTGAGATTGCCTCAACAACCAATGAAAATATCTTGACGGAAACTCTGCTCGAAGAGGTGACTGATGATAAAGAACGCTTCGCTATTCTCAATCACTATTTGGATGGCTTTAAAGGAACTATCTTCCGTCAAACACAGTTTGCAGAATTTGAATTGGCCATTCATCAGGCTGACCAAGAAGGAAAAGTCTTGACCAGTGATTTTCTTAACCAAACATACGCTAAACTTAACGAAAAATATTATGGTTTAGCAGCTGATGATAATCATAACATTCAGTTTGAGTGGGCTCGTATTCCGCATTTTTACTATAATTTCTATGTTTATCAATATGCGACTGGGTTTGCAGCAGCTTCCTACCTAGCAGACAGAATTGTCCATGGAACAGACCAAGACCGAGAAAACTATCTAGATTATCTTAAAGCTGGTAATTCGGATTACCCACTGAATGTCATCGCTAAAGCAGGTGTTGATATGACAAGCGCTGATTACTTAGAAGGAGCTTTCAAAGTATTTAAGCAACGCTTGGAAGAATTGGAAGCATTGGTGGCAAAACGAGAAGTCAACTAAAAGGAGACACTGGTTATGCTTCAATCGATGATTAGCAAGCTGTTCAAAGACCAATCTATGGTTTTGAAAAAACAAGATAAGCCAATAACCATTTTAAAAAAGAAAAGAGATCGTTTTTACCTTAAAGAAAATCCTGAAGATATGCTTAGGGTAACAAAACTCGCTTTCAATCCGCCGTTGCCTTATTCGGGACCTGGTGTGTCAAGAGGAGCCGTAGCTGGTGCTGGTGTTTATGCCGCCTTGGGTAGAGATCGCCTAAAAGGAGCCATCGTAGGCGACTGGTTAGAAAAAAGAAGAAAAGGTAGAGAAGTCCATCAGATGTCTTTGATTTTAGAGTCTGAGACTGGACGTCAAGAAACCATTGACATGAAGGTTAAGCAAGATTCTGCAATCAAAATATATCGATTTTTCAAAGAATCCTAACAGATGGACCAGATCAAACCCAATTGATCTGGTTTCTTGATGATGCCGCGTTTGAAGTGCAGCCTTATTTTGGAAATAACTAAGGAACCTAGAGATAATTGGCACAGATGTGATGTCAAATAGAGAAACCTTCAAAAGCTACTAATAGCATAAATTCATAAAGTGAATTGAGCTACTATTGCCGGGAAAGTCATTAATTTAGGTAGGCTTTGTCTAAAGTCTTAGAAAATTATACAGACAAGACTAGTTGGTTAATCCTCAAAAATATCTAAGGTTTTGGTCAGGACGAGTCAATAATCATGATTTTTTCTGGCTAGAAAATGGATGCAGTTGATGTCGTAAGAGTAAGAGAGTAAGACAATGTATTGGCTGTATTACTTTTTTGAAACACAGTCAAAGAGACCTTGTGACGACGTTGTTATAGTGTGCTGTACTGAGAACGTGGGATTTCACAGGATTTGAAGGTTACGATGGGGTGTAATCAGAAGAATTGAAAGACAATTGAACAAGCTGGTGAATATTGGAATAGTTCATCACATTTGAAGGATTGTAGGAATCAATATATAGTAGCTCAACCTGTCTTTTATCAGGTAGATTCGGAGAAGCAAGATGGCTAGAACAACTTTTATATGGGACTTTGATGGCACTTTGGTAGATTCTTATCCAGCTATTCTGGAATCACTGAAGATGACCTATCAGGCCTTTCAGATTCCATTTGATGCTGGCGCTGTGGAAAAGTATATTTTAGAGAAATCGACAGGTGACTTATTGTTAGAGCTGGAGAGAGTTTATCATATTCCATTCGAACGGTTGAAGAAAAAGCAATCGATGGAACAGGCGGCGCGTGATGATCGTATTGTCTTAATGCCAGGAGCCAGAGAGGTTTTAGAATGGACAAGAAAGCAAGGGATTCAAAATATGATCTACACGCACAAGGGGGCGACTACCGAATCAGTTTTGAAAAAATTGGGTATCTCTGACTATTTTAGAGAAATCATAACCTCAGCCGATGGTTTTAAACGAAAACCGCATTCTCAAGCAGTGGATTACCTTGTGGAAAAATACCACTTAGCTAGAGCCTCAACGGTCTATATAGGCGATAGAAGTATTGATATGGATTTAGCATTTCAGTCAGGTATTAAGTCCATTAATTTGACGCAAGTAGACAATACGTTTAATCATAAGATAACAAAATTGACCGATATTTTTGAGATTATCGATTAACGACCATTTTGTTTTGGAAACGGTGCAACTGACTTTATCAACAGATACGAACAATCCAGTATCGTGAGTCTTTCTGTTACAAACATGCTTGTATAGCCTTCTTGACATTTGTCTGGTCATAAAATATACTATGCCTATGGTAGAAAGTTATTCACAAAACGCAAACCACAATATGAGACGTCCTGTTGTTAAGGAAGAAATTGTGGATTATATGCGAACACACTTATTAGAAAACCAAGGTCATTTAGCAGAGATTGAAGCGTTTGCCCATGAGCATAATATTCCTATTATTCAGCATGAGGTAGTAGCTTATTTTCGTCTATTAATGAAAACTTTGGCTCCTAAACATATCTTAGAGATTGGGACAGCAATAGGTTTTTCAGCTCTTTTGATGGCAGAGTTTGCACCAGAATCTCAAATCACAACGATTGATCGTAACCCTGAGATGATTGGATTAGCTAAAGAAAATTTTGATCAGTATGACAGTCGCAAACAAATTAGGCTTTTAGAAGGGGATGCAGTAGATTTGATCAAGGGCTTGGATCAAGAGTATGATTTTGTCTTCATGGATTCAGCTAAATCTAAATATATTGTATTCTTACCGGAAATTCTTAAACATGTGAAAAAAGGTGGCCTTATTGTCTTTGACGATATTTTCCAAGGAGGAGATATTGCCAAGCCGATAGAAGAGGTGCGACGTGGGCAGAGAACCATTTATCGAGGCTTACATCGACTTTTTGATAGCACCCTAAAACATCCAGGACTAACTGCAAGTCTTATTCCAATGAGTGATGGGTTATTGTTGTTGAGAAAAGATGAGGATGACGTTATCCTCTCAGATTAAGCCACATTTAAGCTAACTTATGCTATAATGGATAGCGTTAATGAAAGTGGGAGTAATCCAGCAGTGATTAACTCCCTTTTTGAAGGAGTTCCACGAAATGAAAAAACAAACCAAATTGTTGACAGGTGTTGTTACCTTGATGTCAGTATTAACCCTAGCTGCTTGTTCTCAAGAAACAAGTCCAAAGGACAATCTTGTTACGATGAAAGGTGATACCCTTACTGTATCAGACTTTTACAATCAAGCTAAAGAAACAACGGCAGGAAAACAAGCGATGCTTACCTTGGTATTGGATCGTGTTTTTGAGAAACAGTATGGTGACAAAATTAGTGATAAAGA encodes:
- the queA gene encoding tRNA preQ1(34) S-adenosylmethionine ribosyltransferase-isomerase QueA yields the protein MNTKDFDFDLPEELIAQTPLEKRDSSKLLVLDPVSKEMTDTHFDHIIDELNPGDALVLNNTRVLPARLYGEKTDTHGHVEFLLLKNTAGDDWEVLAKPAKRLKVGTKVSFGDGRLMAEIIKELDHGGRIVRFSYDGIFLEVLESLGEMPLPPYIHEKLDDRDRYQTVYAKENGSAAAPTAGLHFTPELLKKIQAKGVKLVYLTLHVGLGTFRPVSVDNVDEHEMHSEFYQLSQEAADTLNQVKATGGRVVAVGTTSIRTLETIGNKLGGKLAADSGWTNIFIKPGYDFTVVDAFSTNFHLPKSTLVMLVSAFAGRDFILEAYKHAINEQYRFFSFGDAMFLKRSDKVN
- the nagB gene encoding glucosamine-6-phosphate deaminase, with product MKVITVKNAQEGGKLAFTLLKEKMAQGIQTLGLATGSTPETFYQEIRQSDLDFSEMTSINLDEYVGLDQASDQSYAYFMKEHLFDAKPFKMTYLPDGKATDLEAAAKDYDRIIAENPIDFQILGIGRNGHIGFNEPGTSFDQTTHVVDLAPSTIEANSRFFDSIDDVPKQAMSMGIASIMASKTIVLVAFGSEKADAIKEMVEGPVTEELPASVLQKHDDVIVIVDEAAASKLA
- a CDS encoding glutathione S-transferase family protein; this translates as MGLLVEGKWQDKWYDTKSTGGKFVRSKAQFRNWITAEGSAGPTGKAGFKAESGRYHLYISLACPWASRTLIMRRLKDLEDHISLSVVNPYMLDNGWTFEDYPGVISDSLFNSQYLYQVYLKADPNYSGRVTVPVLWDKKTQTIVSNESSDIIRMFNTAFNDITGNTDDYYPKEYQTDIDDINSLVYDKVNNGVYKTGFATEQTVYEKELQNLFAGLDNLERHLETQEWLVGDRMTEADIRLFTTLVRFDPVYFGHFKCNLKRLIDYPNLWQYTKRIYNLPGIADTVDFDHIKTHYYGSHKTINPNGIIPVGPDIDWSL
- a CDS encoding competence protein CoiA; this translates as MLIAKTVDGRLARAFDNDLNETHYYCPACLGPVHFKKGAIKTWHFAHLSTQNCQFSFENESAEHLSLKAKLFTSLSQNHQVAIEHYFSKYQQIADVFVAPKLVLEVQCSPISNQKWAERTKAYQYQGLYPIWLFGEKLWLKKRLSPFQRTVLSYSDRLGFYFWELDNAKEELRLHYLIHEKLDGELVYLTKTCSFSDDIMTLLRFPFQKKKLVSLTCSGMTNPQQFIQKQLFYKNPKWLKEQELAYQRGDNLLMQETDFFFPQIKPPQISSQNYSEHEKIERYFKQFERYYKNQRLKTSQTLYPPYFYDKMVEKQTRRTT
- the pepF gene encoding oligoendopeptidase F gives rise to the protein MTDNRSHLKKEETWDLTTIFETDEAWEAERQALENDLKASQSNAGHLLDSAKSLLRITETALELMRRLEKLYVYASMKNDQDTTIATYQEMEAKATALSSLYSQTFAFYEPEFLTMSEQQLEDYKAEEPGLLSYDHYFEKLLATKDHVLPKEAEELLAGASEIFGSAAETFSIFDNADVTYPWVTNDEGDLVELTHGNFISLMESKNREVRKGAYDAYYGVYEQFQHTYAKTLQTNVKVHNYQAKVRGYESARHAALSANFIPEEVYDTLLAVVNKHLPLLHRYMKLRQELLGLDDLKMYDVYTPLSEHDMAITYPEALEKSRQVLTVFGKDYSDRVDRAFSERWIDVHVNKGKRSGAYSGGSYDTNAFMLLNWQDTLDNLYTLIHETGHSLHSTFTRENQPYVYGDYSIFLAEIASTTNENILTETLLEEVTDDKERFAILNHYLDGFKGTIFRQTQFAEFELAIHQADQEGKVLTSDFLNQTYAKLNEKYYGLAADDNHNIQFEWARIPHFYYNFYVYQYATGFAAASYLADRIVHGTDQDRENYLDYLKAGNSDYPLNVIAKAGVDMTSADYLEGAFKVFKQRLEELEALVAKREVN
- a CDS encoding HAD-IA family hydrolase, translating into MARTTFIWDFDGTLVDSYPAILESLKMTYQAFQIPFDAGAVEKYILEKSTGDLLLELERVYHIPFERLKKKQSMEQAARDDRIVLMPGAREVLEWTRKQGIQNMIYTHKGATTESVLKKLGISDYFREIITSADGFKRKPHSQAVDYLVEKYHLARASTVYIGDRSIDMDLAFQSGIKSINLTQVDNTFNHKITKLTDIFEIID
- a CDS encoding O-methyltransferase, which produces MVESYSQNANHNMRRPVVKEEIVDYMRTHLLENQGHLAEIEAFAHEHNIPIIQHEVVAYFRLLMKTLAPKHILEIGTAIGFSALLMAEFAPESQITTIDRNPEMIGLAKENFDQYDSRKQIRLLEGDAVDLIKGLDQEYDFVFMDSAKSKYIVFLPEILKHVKKGGLIVFDDIFQGGDIAKPIEEVRRGQRTIYRGLHRLFDSTLKHPGLTASLIPMSDGLLLLRKDEDDVILSD